The Aerosakkonema funiforme FACHB-1375 genome contains the following window.
CCCAACCAATCCAAAATCCTCTCTTGCGAAGGTGGGCATCGTGACGGTCACCGCCAAGACGCCCACTTCGCGCAAAATCCAAAATCCAAAATTGAATGACTTTTCTTTTAGTGTCCTGCCATTCGTTTACCGATTTCGACAAAATCGGCTGCTTCGATATCGCTTTCGTACACAAATTTCCCCTCGCTGATCACAACAATGCGATCGCTCAGTTTCAATATTTCATCCAAATCTTCGCTGACCAGCAACACGGCTACACCGCGATTTCGCGCCGACACCATTTGACCGTGAATAAACTCAACGGCAGCAAAATCCAATCCAAAACAGGGATTGGCAGCGATCAGCAATTTGACATTTTCCGATGAAAGTTCTCGTGCCAAAACTGTACGCTGCACGTTACCGCCGGAAAGGTTACCAACGGGTGTATCTGCGGAAGGTGTTTTAATCGAAAACTGATTAATTAAAACTTGTGCGAATTGACGAATTAGTTTGGGAACGAGTAACCAGCCGTTTTGCGCTTGGGGTGGCAGATCGAATGTGCGTAAAGCCAGATTTTCTGCTACGCTCATATGCGGTACGCAGGCATTTTTGAGCGGTTCTTCCGGCAGGGCAAAAATTTGATGCTTGTACATTTCCGATCGCGTCGCTTTGTAAATTTCGCCATTGACTAAAATTTGGCCGGATGTGGCGGGACGCTGACCTGCCAGTACTTCTACCAATTCCCGCTGACCGTTACCGGAGACGCCGGCAATTCCGACAATTTCGCCTGCGCGTAAGGTCAGGTCAACACCGCAAACTGCTTCTAGACCGTTATCTTTGTTGGCGCGAATATCTTTAATTTCCAGAACGGGAATGTGGGAGGGAGGTGCTGTTTTCTCGACTTGTTTCGGTTCTTGTTTCTCACCCAACATCATTTGCGCCATTTCGGCAACGGTGAGATTTTTTACCAATCCGTGACCGGCGAGTTTGCCTTTTCGCAAAACGGTGATTTCATCGGCAAAAGCTGTCACTTCGCGGAATTTATGGCTGATCATCAATACGCTTAAGTTGCCGGCAATTACTTCATTCCGCAATAAGCCTAAAACTTCATCTGCTTCTTGGGGAGTAAGTACAGAAGTAGGTTCGTCTAGAATCAGAATTCGACTTTTGAGATAAAGCTGTTTGAGAATTTCCAGTTTTTGCTTTTGTCCGGCTGCTAACTGGGCGACGGGGGTATGTAAATCTACTTGGAAGGGAGACGATTTCATAAATAAAGTGAGGCGATCGTACTCTTCTTCCCACTTAATTATATTGGAACTGTCAAAACGAGACAGAACTAAATTTTCTGCTACCGTCATGGCAGGTACGGAGGTGAAGTGCTGATACACCATGCCGATGCCGTATTTATGGGCATCGCGAGGACTGGTAATTGTGCATGGTTGGTTGTCGATCGACACTTCGCCACTATCGGCAGTATAAAAACCCATGACGCACTTGAC
Protein-coding sequences here:
- a CDS encoding ABC transporter ATP-binding protein; translation: MTTTTASTTRELTKPPELEVVNMTKRFGSMTALDNVSITLKPGTFHALLGENGAGKSTLVKCVMGFYTADSGEVSIDNQPCTITSPRDAHKYGIGMVYQHFTSVPAMTVAENLVLSRFDSSNIIKWEEEYDRLTLFMKSSPFQVDLHTPVAQLAAGQKQKLEILKQLYLKSRILILDEPTSVLTPQEADEVLGLLRNEVIAGNLSVLMISHKFREVTAFADEITVLRKGKLAGHGLVKNLTVAEMAQMMLGEKQEPKQVEKTAPPSHIPVLEIKDIRANKDNGLEAVCGVDLTLRAGEIVGIAGVSGNGQRELVEVLAGQRPATSGQILVNGEIYKATRSEMYKHQIFALPEEPLKNACVPHMSVAENLALRTFDLPPQAQNGWLLVPKLIRQFAQVLINQFSIKTPSADTPVGNLSGGNVQRTVLARELSSENVKLLIAANPCFGLDFAAVEFIHGQMVSARNRGVAVLLVSEDLDEILKLSDRIVVISEGKFVYESDIEAADFVEIGKRMAGH